From one Microbacter margulisiae genomic stretch:
- a CDS encoding YfhO family protein, which produces MNKQIWSKSVPHLVAILFFIIVSYIYFSPVIEGKVVIGHDNQTWAGMSKETMDYNATHKTPTLWTNSMFGGMPTYQIAMKTPADAVSFIYSFFTVFPRPVYYLILYLIGFYILMLALRINPWLSMIGAAAFAFASYNFIIIAAGHSSKAITIAYMAPVIGSVVMAFRERRWLGAILTAIFLGLGIKAGHFQIVYYVLIIILILGISELIYSIKDKQFGDFLKTLGALGISLVLAVGINATTLLTTYEYGQYSMRGQGSSASQNHQSNKGGLDKDYITQWSYGIGETLTLLIPDFRGGASDGTLTENSATGQKLDALGADASQIMSTQKWPLYWGNQPMTSGPVYVGAIVCFLFVLGLFLVEGRYKWWLLAATILSVMLAWGKNFGLMTDFFIDHVPMYNKFRTVSMILVIAGYTMPILAVLAIQRIVKGEYDQEKFKKALYWSLGITGGLSLLFALIPSLAGNFMSPSDNQFTGNYAFLQNTLPIDRESLLRSDAFRSFIFILLAGAAIWLFTKKKINTSWLYISLGVLILLDMYPVAKRYLNDSNFESKTVAASIKPSVADKAILQDTTYYRVLNLSVSPFNDASTSYFHKSIGGYHGAKLREYQDLIDAQLIPEIESIFSSFKQAKTAADIQQPLAAQVVLNMLDMKYLIYDPQAPPILNPYANGSQWLIRKVVTVPDQAAALQKVGQIDTKHEAVVTQSVATTLPSSFGSDTTATITLQKYEPNKLVYDYQSKSPQIAVFSEIYYPKGWNAYIDGKKVPFVKADYLLRAMALNAGQYQIMFRFDPKSYSLGNAISMISSILLILFVLGGLFLLFRKCRKKREQ; this is translated from the coding sequence ATGAACAAACAAATTTGGTCGAAATCAGTACCGCACCTTGTGGCAATTCTTTTTTTCATTATCGTTTCTTATATCTATTTCAGTCCGGTTATTGAAGGAAAGGTCGTGATTGGCCATGATAACCAGACATGGGCGGGCATGTCAAAAGAAACAATGGATTATAATGCCACCCATAAAACGCCTACGCTATGGACAAACAGTATGTTTGGCGGAATGCCGACCTATCAGATTGCAATGAAAACACCTGCCGACGCAGTGAGCTTCATTTATTCCTTTTTTACGGTTTTCCCACGTCCGGTTTACTACCTGATATTATATCTAATCGGTTTTTATATCCTAATGCTTGCTTTGCGCATCAATCCGTGGCTGAGCATGATAGGTGCGGCGGCGTTTGCTTTTGCTTCATATAATTTTATCATCATTGCCGCCGGACATAGCAGCAAGGCGATTACAATTGCCTACATGGCGCCTGTGATTGGCAGCGTGGTGATGGCTTTCAGGGAACGACGATGGCTCGGGGCAATATTGACTGCTATCTTCCTGGGACTGGGCATTAAAGCAGGACATTTCCAGATTGTCTATTATGTGCTGATTATTATTCTTATCCTGGGCATTTCGGAACTGATTTACAGCATAAAAGACAAACAGTTTGGTGACTTTCTGAAAACACTTGGCGCATTGGGCATCAGCCTGGTGCTGGCTGTAGGGATTAATGCCACAACGTTGCTTACCACTTATGAATATGGCCAGTATTCGATGCGGGGACAAGGATCATCGGCCTCTCAAAATCACCAGAGTAACAAAGGCGGACTGGATAAGGATTATATTACCCAATGGAGTTATGGGATTGGAGAAACATTAACATTGCTGATCCCCGATTTCCGTGGCGGTGCAAGCGATGGAACATTGACGGAGAATTCGGCAACGGGTCAGAAGCTCGACGCTTTGGGAGCGGATGCTTCACAGATAATGAGTACTCAAAAATGGCCGCTTTACTGGGGGAACCAACCAATGACCTCAGGCCCTGTTTATGTAGGGGCTATTGTTTGCTTCCTTTTTGTCCTTGGATTGTTTTTGGTGGAAGGACGTTATAAGTGGTGGCTTCTGGCAGCTACTATCCTGTCTGTTATGCTGGCATGGGGTAAAAACTTCGGACTGATGACAGACTTCTTTATCGATCATGTACCTATGTATAATAAGTTCCGAACGGTATCCATGATTCTGGTCATTGCCGGATATACCATGCCGATTTTGGCCGTGTTGGCCATACAGCGTATTGTGAAGGGCGAATATGATCAGGAAAAATTCAAAAAAGCGCTTTACTGGTCATTGGGCATCACGGGAGGTCTGAGTTTGCTTTTTGCGCTGATACCTTCGCTGGCCGGTAATTTTATGTCACCGTCAGATAACCAGTTTACCGGAAATTATGCTTTCCTGCAAAACACATTGCCAATAGACCGTGAATCGTTGCTTCGCTCTGACGCGTTCCGTTCGTTCATCTTCATCCTGTTGGCAGGAGCTGCCATCTGGTTGTTTACAAAAAAGAAAATCAATACCTCATGGCTTTACATCAGTCTTGGTGTTTTGATTTTACTTGACATGTATCCCGTCGCAAAACGCTATCTGAACGATAGCAACTTTGAATCGAAGACAGTTGCTGCAAGCATTAAACCCAGTGTTGCCGATAAAGCCATTTTGCAGGACACAACGTATTATCGTGTGCTGAATTTATCGGTAAGTCCGTTTAATGATGCCTCGACTTCCTATTTTCATAAGAGCATCGGAGGTTATCATGGCGCAAAATTGCGCGAATATCAGGATTTGATAGACGCACAACTGATTCCTGAAATTGAATCCATCTTTAGTTCGTTCAAACAGGCCAAAACAGCAGCAGACATACAACAGCCCCTGGCAGCACAGGTAGTGTTGAATATGCTTGATATGAAATACCTGATCTACGATCCGCAGGCTCCCCCGATCCTTAATCCATATGCTAACGGAAGCCAATGGCTGATCCGGAAAGTCGTTACGGTACCCGATCAGGCAGCTGCCCTTCAGAAAGTAGGACAGATTGATACCAAACATGAGGCAGTAGTGACACAATCTGTGGCAACTACTCTGCCATCGTCATTCGGGAGCGATACTACAGCTACAATTACCCTGCAGAAATATGAACCCAATAAACTGGTCTATGATTATCAGTCAAAGAGTCCCCAGATTGCTGTCTTCTCGGAAATTTATTATCCCAAAGGATGGAACGCTTATATTGACGGGAAGAAGGTGCCGTTTGTCAAAGCAGATTACCTGTTGCGCGCAATGGCGCTTAATGCAGGTCAGTATCAGATTATGTTCCGGTTTGATCCGAAATCATATTCACTTGGAAATGCCATTTCGATGATTTCTTCTATCCTGTTGATCCTCTTTGTGCTGGGTGGTCTGTTTTTGCTTTTCAGAAAATGCAGGAAAAAAAGAGAACAATAA
- a CDS encoding cell division protein FtsX, with the protein MSHRASRQKKRFFNLHVISTISIAFVLFLIGLISILVIIGNDVSNYVKENVNMSVVIEDSISPHDLQVVQQLIQTMPGVKSYEYISKEQALKDHIRDLGENPADFLGYNPLLASFEVKLTSFYANTDSVSHIEKRLKKYAGVKQVIYQKDIIQLVNDNLTKTGYFLMGIAAILIFISTVLLNNTIRLSIYSKRFVINTMRLVGAKAWFIRRAFVWRYLWNGLIAAVIALALLGVAAYYVQIALGVNFNLYNLRVELMVSGVVVLFGLLISFFAALFAVNRYIRMRTNDMYFI; encoded by the coding sequence ATGTCACATCGTGCATCAAGGCAAAAAAAGCGGTTTTTTAACTTGCATGTTATCTCCACGATAAGTATTGCATTTGTACTTTTCCTCATAGGACTCATCTCCATACTGGTTATTATTGGGAATGATGTATCAAACTATGTGAAGGAAAACGTGAACATGTCAGTTGTCATCGAGGATAGCATTTCCCCGCATGATTTGCAGGTGGTGCAGCAATTGATTCAAACAATGCCTGGTGTAAAATCCTATGAATATATCAGCAAGGAGCAGGCCTTAAAAGATCATATCCGCGATTTGGGAGAAAATCCTGCCGATTTTCTGGGCTACAATCCTTTGCTGGCTTCTTTTGAAGTGAAACTGACCTCTTTTTATGCTAATACAGACAGTGTGTCCCATATCGAGAAACGGTTGAAAAAATATGCCGGCGTGAAGCAGGTTATTTACCAAAAAGATATTATCCAGCTGGTAAATGATAATTTAACCAAGACAGGCTATTTCCTGATGGGGATAGCGGCTATTCTGATCTTTATTTCGACGGTATTGCTGAATAATACGATCCGGTTGAGTATTTATTCCAAGCGGTTTGTGATTAATACCATGCGTTTGGTAGGCGCTAAGGCATGGTTTATCCGCCGGGCGTTTGTGTGGCGGTATTTGTGGAACGGACTCATTGCCGCTGTAATAGCGCTGGCGTTGCTTGGTGTTGCTGCCTATTATGTTCAGATTGCCCTTGGCGTCAACTTTAATCTGTACAACCTTCGTGTTGAGCTGATGGTTAGCGGGGTAGTAGTCCTGTTCGGATTGCTGATCAGCTTCTTTGCTGCCCTTTTTGCCGTAAACCGCTATATACGGATGCGAACTAATGATATGTATTTTATTTAG
- a CDS encoding DUF3098 domain-containing protein has protein sequence MKQTKQPVKTDETQNQRDFALGKTNWILIGVSVFMIILGFLLMTGGKSGSVFNPDIFSTRRITVGPMISLFGFLSMFFSIMWRNKKEDENK, from the coding sequence ATGAAACAGACAAAACAACCGGTAAAAACCGATGAAACGCAAAACCAGAGGGATTTTGCCCTGGGAAAGACCAATTGGATTTTAATAGGCGTTTCTGTGTTTATGATCATTTTAGGTTTTCTTCTCATGACAGGCGGTAAGTCAGGATCGGTATTTAATCCGGATATTTTTAGCACACGACGCATCACTGTTGGCCCAATGATTTCTTTATTTGGCTTCTTATCTATGTTCTTTTCTATCATGTGGCGTAACAAAAAGGAGGACGAGAATAAATGA
- a CDS encoding undecaprenyl-diphosphate phosphatase: MTWLHTLILSVIEGLTEFLPVSSTGHMALAGAFMGIDKNAFTKLFIENIQFGTILSVVVVYWRKFIDFKSWHFYLKLILALIPSAVVGLLLKSYIDNALQTPLMIAFTMFGGGFVLLFVDKWFLNPTIHSEEEIPYKKAWMIGVYQILSVVLPGLSRSASTIIGGMQQKLTRKAAAEFSFFLGVPTLAGAFVVSFWDAYKKTPELLTHHNLMLLAAGNFIGFVVAIFAIKGFIAYLTKHGFKFFGYYRIIFGFIIIVLLLLHVHVDF; this comes from the coding sequence ATGACCTGGTTACATACCCTCATCTTATCGGTTATAGAAGGCCTTACCGAATTTTTGCCCGTTTCATCAACTGGTCACATGGCTTTAGCCGGAGCTTTTATGGGCATTGATAAAAACGCTTTTACTAAATTATTTATTGAGAATATCCAGTTTGGAACCATTTTATCGGTGGTTGTTGTGTATTGGAGAAAATTTATTGACTTCAAAAGCTGGCATTTTTATCTCAAATTAATCCTGGCATTGATTCCTTCTGCTGTGGTTGGTTTGTTGTTGAAGAGTTATATCGACAACGCCCTGCAAACTCCGTTGATGATTGCGTTTACCATGTTCGGAGGTGGCTTTGTCCTTTTGTTCGTTGACAAATGGTTCCTGAATCCAACGATTCATTCCGAAGAAGAAATTCCTTATAAAAAAGCATGGATGATCGGTGTGTATCAGATATTATCGGTTGTGCTTCCCGGATTGAGCAGAAGCGCTTCGACAATTATCGGCGGGATGCAACAAAAACTGACGCGTAAAGCCGCTGCCGAGTTTTCGTTTTTTCTTGGAGTGCCTACCCTGGCAGGCGCATTTGTAGTAAGCTTTTGGGATGCTTATAAGAAAACTCCTGAATTGCTGACGCACCATAACCTTATGCTGCTCGCAGCAGGTAACTTTATCGGGTTTGTGGTAGCTATCTTTGCCATCAAAGGTTTTATTGCTTATTTAACCAAACACGGATTCAAATTTTTCGGCTATTACCGTATTATCTTCGGTTTTATCATTATTGTACTGTTACTATTGCACGTCCACGTTGACTTTTAA
- the truB gene encoding tRNA pseudouridine(55) synthase TruB, producing the protein MDFIEGEVLYFNKPLHWTSFSLVNKIRWLISKQLKVKKIKVGHAGTLDPLATGVMILCTGRATKLIESFQYQTKEYVATLFLGATTPSFDLEKPIDKEYPTSHITRELVETKLQQFIGSIEQIPPVYSAVKVDGKRAYEYAREGADVELASKTLVIDELEILAFDLPVLKLRIVCSKGTYIRALARDIGQALDSGAHLTELTRTRIGNVTIDQCMTPEDFEKFLKLPQKEP; encoded by the coding sequence ATGGATTTTATCGAAGGAGAAGTTCTTTATTTCAATAAACCCCTGCATTGGACTTCATTTAGCTTAGTCAACAAAATTCGTTGGTTAATCAGTAAACAGCTTAAAGTCAAAAAAATAAAGGTAGGCCACGCCGGAACGCTTGATCCTCTTGCAACCGGCGTGATGATTCTTTGTACCGGGCGGGCCACCAAACTGATTGAATCTTTTCAATATCAGACAAAAGAATATGTGGCAACGCTTTTTCTGGGCGCCACTACGCCTTCATTCGACCTTGAAAAACCAATTGATAAAGAATATCCCACAAGCCATATCACAAGAGAATTAGTAGAGACTAAATTGCAACAGTTTATTGGCTCTATAGAGCAGATTCCACCCGTTTACTCCGCCGTGAAAGTGGATGGGAAAAGAGCGTATGAATATGCACGTGAAGGTGCCGATGTAGAGCTGGCTTCAAAAACGCTGGTCATTGACGAGCTGGAAATCCTTGCTTTTGACCTGCCTGTCTTAAAACTTCGTATCGTGTGTAGCAAAGGAACTTATATCCGGGCTTTGGCAAGAGATATCGGGCAAGCACTCGACAGCGGAGCTCATCTTACCGAACTTACACGCACACGCATTGGAAATGTTACCATTGACCAGTGCATGACGCCGGAGGATTTTGAAAAGTTCCTTAAATTACCACAAAAGGAGCCCTAA